In one Methylobacterium sp. SyP6R genomic region, the following are encoded:
- a CDS encoding sensor histidine kinase, with protein sequence MGFGRTPRRLGGGAGAGILGGALGLAAAAQAAETAPGLHAHNAVGFAVLIGLTIFATILSLLYLRERARWARREHTLNTELAELRGAHDRADLLLGSEPQVVVTWDSRGEPLIEGDVGITAEGARPGSVRRVLAFGAWLVPADAAALDAAVESLRGRGERFRRTVHTLQGRTVEAQGQAVGGQALLRLRELTGERRELVALRATLEEARHGLDALSGLLDTIPQPVWRRGRDGRLAWANAAYAAAAEAGDGARAVREGAELLERTAREEAERRRSRGGAGPLRVSAVVAGARRTLDVTEVATDAGTVGIAVDVSELESVRADLQRQMDANVRTLDQLPTAVAMFDARQQLIFHNAAYRQLWDLDPAFLEGRPLDGEILDTLRNARKLPEQADFRSWKAGVLAAYRAAEAQETWWHLPDGRTLRVLADPNPQGGLTYLFEDVSERVHLESRYNVLMQVQSETLDTLREPVAVFGTDGRLKFANRAFTQVWRIGPEMVEVQPHIDQVIAVCRTLSPAEEPWAQIREAVTGLVDARRGLACRLALADGTMLDCAAEPLPDGATLLTHIDVTASVNVERALTDKNDALERTTRLRDEFVHHVSYELRSPLTNIIGFTELLGDETVGALNPRQREYADHIMRSSAALLVIINDILDLASIDAGSMELTRERVDVQTTIAAAVRGIGDRLAEADIALVLDVPPDIGTFVADGKRVRQILFNLLSNAVGFSAPGQQVRVCARKDGESLVLEVIDQGRGMPPEVMARVFERFESNTLGTRHRGVGLGLSIVRSFVELHGGRIDIASSPGSGTRVTCTFPVGDGEAHLAAAE encoded by the coding sequence ATGGGGTTTGGACGTACGCCGCGACGGCTCGGCGGCGGCGCGGGTGCCGGCATCCTGGGCGGCGCACTCGGTCTCGCGGCCGCCGCCCAGGCGGCGGAGACCGCTCCGGGCCTCCATGCGCACAACGCCGTGGGCTTCGCGGTGCTGATCGGCCTGACGATCTTCGCCACCATCCTGTCGCTGCTCTACCTGCGCGAGCGCGCCCGCTGGGCCCGGCGCGAGCACACCCTGAACACCGAGCTCGCCGAGTTGCGCGGCGCCCACGACCGGGCCGACCTGCTGCTCGGTTCCGAGCCGCAGGTCGTCGTGACCTGGGATTCCCGCGGCGAGCCCTTGATCGAGGGCGATGTCGGCATCACCGCGGAAGGGGCCCGGCCGGGCTCGGTCCGCCGGGTGCTGGCCTTCGGGGCCTGGCTCGTGCCCGCCGACGCCGCCGCCCTCGACGCCGCGGTCGAGTCCTTGCGCGGGCGCGGCGAGCGCTTCCGCCGCACCGTCCACACGCTCCAGGGCCGCACCGTCGAGGCGCAGGGGCAGGCGGTCGGCGGCCAGGCGCTCCTGCGCCTGCGCGAACTCACCGGCGAGCGCCGGGAACTCGTCGCGCTGCGCGCCACCTTGGAGGAGGCCCGCCACGGGCTCGACGCGCTGTCCGGCCTCCTCGACACGATCCCGCAGCCGGTCTGGCGCCGCGGCCGCGACGGGCGCCTGGCCTGGGCCAATGCCGCCTACGCTGCCGCAGCGGAAGCGGGCGACGGCGCCCGTGCGGTGCGCGAGGGGGCCGAACTTCTGGAACGCACCGCCCGCGAGGAGGCGGAGCGCCGCCGGTCCCGGGGCGGGGCGGGGCCGTTGCGGGTCTCGGCCGTGGTGGCGGGCGCGCGCCGCACCCTCGACGTCACCGAGGTGGCGACCGACGCCGGGACCGTCGGCATCGCCGTCGACGTCTCGGAACTGGAGAGCGTCCGCGCCGACCTGCAGCGCCAGATGGACGCCAACGTCCGCACCCTCGACCAATTGCCCACCGCCGTCGCGATGTTCGACGCACGCCAGCAGCTCATCTTCCACAACGCCGCCTATCGCCAGCTCTGGGACCTCGACCCCGCCTTCCTGGAGGGCCGTCCCCTCGACGGCGAGATCCTCGACACCCTGCGCAACGCCCGGAAACTGCCCGAGCAGGCGGATTTCCGCAGCTGGAAGGCCGGGGTGCTCGCCGCCTACCGGGCCGCGGAGGCCCAGGAGACCTGGTGGCACCTCCCCGATGGGCGGACCCTGCGCGTGCTGGCCGACCCGAATCCGCAAGGGGGCCTGACCTACCTGTTCGAGGACGTGTCCGAGCGGGTCCATCTCGAATCGCGCTACAACGTGCTGATGCAGGTGCAGAGCGAGACGCTCGACACCCTGCGCGAGCCGGTGGCGGTGTTCGGCACCGACGGGCGGCTGAAATTCGCCAACCGCGCCTTTACCCAGGTCTGGCGCATCGGCCCCGAGATGGTCGAGGTCCAGCCCCACATCGACCAGGTGATCGCGGTTTGCCGGACCTTGAGCCCGGCCGAGGAGCCGTGGGCGCAGATCCGCGAGGCGGTGACCGGTCTGGTCGATGCCCGCCGGGGACTCGCCTGCCGGCTGGCGCTCGCCGACGGCACGATGCTCGATTGCGCCGCCGAGCCGCTGCCGGACGGCGCGACGCTGCTCACCCACATCGACGTCACGGCGAGCGTGAACGTCGAGCGGGCGCTGACCGACAAGAACGACGCCCTGGAGCGCACGACGCGGCTGCGCGACGAGTTCGTGCACCACGTCTCCTACGAGCTGCGCTCGCCGCTCACCAACATCATCGGCTTCACCGAGCTCCTCGGCGACGAGACCGTCGGCGCCCTCAACCCGCGCCAGCGCGAATATGCCGACCACATCATGCGCTCCTCGGCGGCGCTCCTCGTCATCATCAACGACATCCTCGACCTCGCCTCGATCGATGCCGGCTCGATGGAACTGACGCGCGAGCGGGTCGACGTGCAGACCACCATCGCGGCGGCGGTGCGGGGCATCGGCGACCGGCTGGCGGAGGCCGACATCGCCCTCGTCCTCGACGTGCCGCCGGACATCGGCACCTTCGTCGCCGACGGCAAGCGCGTCCGCCAGATCCTGTTCAACCTGCTCTCCAACGCGGTCGGCTTCTCGGCCCCCGGCCAGCAGGTCCGGGTCTGCGCCCGCAAGGACGGCGAGAGCCTGGTCCTGGAGGTGATCGACCAGGGCCGCGGCATGCCGCCGGAGGTGATGGCCCGGGTCTTCGAGCGCTTCGAGAGCAACACGCTCGGCACCCGCCACCGCGGCGTGGGCCTCGGGCTGTCGATCGTGCGCTCCTTCGTCGAGCTGCATGGCGGGCGCATCGACATCGCGTCCTCGCCCGGATCCGGAACCCGGGTCACCTGCACCTTCCCGGTCGGGGACGGGGAGGCCCATCTGGCGGCGGCCGAATAG
- the ahcY gene encoding adenosylhomocysteinase, with protein MPSTNDYIVKDIALADFGRKEIAIAETEMPGLMAVREEYAASQPLKGAKIAGSLHMTIQTAVLIETLKALGADLRWVSCNIYSTQDHAAAAIAAAGIPVFAIKGETLEDYWNYTAKLFEWHDGGMPNMILDDGGDATMFVHLGLRAEQGDTAFLDKPASEEEEIFFALLKRMLAEKPKGWFAGLAESIKGVSEETTTGVHRLYLLAKEGKLLFPAINVNDAVTKSKFDNLYGCRESLVDGIRRGTDVMMAGKVAMVAGFGDVGKGSAASLRNAGCRVMVSEVDPICALQAAMEGYEVTTMEDAAPRADIFVTATGNKDVITLDHMRAMKDRAIVCNIGHFDNEIQVAGLKNLKWQNIKPQVDEIEFADGHRIILLSEGRLVNLGNAMGHPSFVMSASFTNQTLAQIELWTNPGKYEKNVFTLPKALDEKVAALHLEKIGVKLTKLREDQAAYIGVSQSGPFKPDHYRY; from the coding sequence ATGCCGAGCACGAACGACTACATCGTCAAGGACATCGCCCTGGCCGATTTCGGCCGCAAGGAGATCGCGATCGCCGAGACCGAGATGCCCGGCCTGATGGCCGTGCGCGAGGAATACGCCGCGAGCCAGCCGCTGAAGGGCGCCAAGATCGCCGGCTCGCTCCACATGACGATCCAGACCGCGGTGCTGATCGAGACCCTGAAGGCTCTCGGCGCCGATCTCCGCTGGGTGTCGTGCAACATCTACTCGACCCAGGACCACGCCGCCGCGGCCATCGCCGCCGCCGGCATCCCGGTCTTCGCCATCAAGGGCGAGACCCTTGAGGATTACTGGAACTACACCGCCAAGCTGTTCGAGTGGCATGACGGCGGCATGCCGAACATGATCCTCGACGACGGCGGCGACGCCACGATGTTCGTCCATCTGGGCCTGCGCGCCGAGCAGGGCGACACCGCCTTCCTCGACAAGCCGGCCTCCGAGGAAGAGGAGATCTTCTTCGCGCTCCTCAAGCGCATGCTGGCCGAGAAGCCGAAGGGCTGGTTCGCCGGTCTCGCCGAGTCGATCAAGGGCGTCTCGGAGGAGACCACCACCGGCGTGCACCGCCTGTACCTGCTCGCCAAGGAGGGCAAGCTCCTCTTCCCGGCGATCAACGTCAACGACGCGGTCACCAAGTCGAAGTTCGACAACCTCTACGGCTGCCGCGAGTCGCTGGTCGACGGCATCCGCCGCGGCACCGACGTGATGATGGCCGGCAAGGTCGCGATGGTCGCGGGCTTCGGCGATGTCGGCAAGGGCTCGGCCGCCTCGCTCCGCAACGCCGGCTGCCGCGTGATGGTCTCGGAGGTCGATCCGATCTGCGCGCTCCAGGCCGCGATGGAGGGCTACGAGGTCACCACCATGGAAGATGCCGCGCCGCGTGCCGACATCTTCGTGACCGCCACCGGCAACAAGGACGTCATCACCCTCGACCACATGCGGGCGATGAAGGACCGGGCGATCGTCTGCAACATCGGCCACTTCGACAACGAGATCCAGGTCGCGGGTCTCAAGAACCTGAAGTGGCAGAACATCAAGCCGCAGGTCGACGAGATCGAGTTCGCCGACGGCCACCGCATCATCCTCCTGTCGGAGGGCCGTCTGGTGAACCTCGGCAACGCCATGGGCCACCCGTCCTTCGTGATGTCGGCATCCTTCACCAACCAGACGCTGGCCCAGATCGAGCTCTGGACCAACCCGGGCAAGTACGAGAAGAACGTCTTCACCCTGCCCAAGGCCCTCGACGAGAAGGTCGCGGCGCTGCACCTCGAGAAGATCGGCGTCAAGCTGACCAAGCTGCGCGAGGACCAGGCCGCCTATATCGGCGTCAGCCAGTCCGGCCCGTTCAAGCCCGACCACTACCGTTACTGA
- a CDS encoding ABC transporter substrate-binding protein, producing MSPISLSRRQWLAGASALAALGPTGTVLAQGAAQGTATASADGKAAGHLTYGISLFDLPLTTGQPDRGAGGYQFTGLTLYDPLVAWELDVADRPGKLVPGLATSWESDPADRRNWVFRLREGVTFHDGSAFDADAVVWNFDKVLDAKAPHYDQRQASQVRPRLPSVASYKRLDAMTVQVTTKAVDALFPYQMLWFLISSPAQYEAVGRDWTKFAFQPSGTGPYRLAALVPRVRLELVPNEAYWNAKRRPRLAKLTLACIPEDLARANALLSGNADLIELPAPDAVPRLKGAGMRVTGNDTPHVWNYHLSMLEGSPWRDLRLRKAANLAIDRDGVAALMGGLATPAVGQVQPSSPWFGKPGFKIGYDVDAARKLVKEAGFSVQNPLRTTFIIPTGGSGQMLSLPINEFVQQSWAEIGIAVEFRAVELEVAYTAWRQGAADPSLKGVTGSNIAYVTSDPLYAILRFYDSKQVAPTGVNWSHYRNPEVDRLCDAVRASFDPAEQDRMLARIHEIVVDDAVQVWVVHDTNPHALSGKVKGYTQAQHWFQDLTTLG from the coding sequence ATGAGCCCCATTTCCCTCTCGCGCCGCCAGTGGCTCGCCGGAGCCTCCGCCCTCGCGGCGCTCGGACCCACCGGCACCGTGCTCGCGCAAGGGGCGGCCCAAGGGACAGCGACGGCAAGCGCCGATGGCAAGGCCGCCGGCCACCTGACCTACGGCATCTCGCTGTTCGACCTGCCGCTCACCACCGGCCAGCCGGACCGGGGCGCGGGCGGCTACCAGTTCACCGGGCTCACCCTCTACGATCCCCTGGTCGCCTGGGAGCTCGACGTCGCCGACCGGCCGGGCAAGCTGGTGCCGGGTCTCGCGACCTCCTGGGAAAGCGACCCGGCGGACCGCCGCAACTGGGTCTTTCGCCTGCGCGAGGGGGTGACGTTCCACGACGGCTCGGCCTTCGATGCCGACGCGGTGGTCTGGAACTTCGACAAGGTGCTCGACGCGAAGGCCCCGCATTACGACCAGCGCCAGGCCTCGCAGGTGCGCCCGCGCCTGCCCTCGGTGGCGTCCTACAAGAGGCTCGACGCCATGACGGTGCAGGTCACCACCAAGGCGGTCGACGCGCTGTTTCCCTATCAGATGCTGTGGTTCCTGATCTCGTCGCCGGCGCAATACGAGGCGGTCGGGCGCGACTGGACCAAGTTCGCCTTCCAGCCCTCCGGCACCGGCCCCTATCGCCTCGCCGCCCTGGTGCCGCGGGTGCGCCTGGAGCTGGTGCCGAACGAGGCCTACTGGAACGCCAAGCGCAGGCCGCGTCTGGCCAAGCTGACGCTGGCCTGCATCCCGGAGGACCTGGCGCGGGCCAATGCGCTGCTTTCCGGCAATGCCGACCTGATCGAGCTGCCCGCACCCGACGCGGTGCCGCGGCTCAAGGGCGCCGGCATGCGGGTGACGGGCAACGACACGCCGCATGTCTGGAACTACCACCTGTCGATGCTGGAGGGCAGCCCGTGGCGCGACCTGCGCCTGCGCAAGGCCGCCAACCTCGCCATCGACCGCGACGGCGTCGCCGCCCTGATGGGCGGGCTCGCGACCCCGGCCGTCGGGCAGGTGCAGCCATCGAGCCCGTGGTTCGGCAAGCCGGGCTTCAAGATCGGGTATGATGTCGATGCGGCGCGCAAGCTGGTGAAGGAGGCCGGCTTCTCGGTCCAGAATCCGCTGCGGACGACCTTCATCATCCCGACCGGCGGCTCGGGCCAGATGCTGTCGTTGCCGATCAACGAGTTCGTGCAGCAGAGCTGGGCCGAGATCGGCATCGCCGTCGAGTTCCGGGCGGTCGAGCTGGAAGTGGCCTACACCGCCTGGCGCCAGGGCGCCGCCGACCCGTCGCTGAAGGGCGTCACCGGCAGCAACATTGCCTACGTCACCTCGGACCCGCTCTACGCCATCCTGCGCTTCTACGATTCGAAGCAGGTCGCGCCGACCGGCGTGAACTGGAGCCACTACCGCAACCCGGAGGTGGACCGGCTCTGCGACGCGGTCCGGGCGAGCTTCGACCCGGCCGAGCAGGACCGGATGCTGGCGCGCATCCACGAGATCGTGGTGGACGACGCGGTCCAGGTCTGGGTCGTGCACGACACCAACCCGCATGCCCTGTCTGGCAAGGTGAAGGGGTATACCCAGGCGCAGCACTGGTTTCAGGATCTGACGACGCTCGGGTAA
- a CDS encoding adenylate/guanylate cyclase domain-containing protein, protein MSYGAATFWIIIAAVSASFGALHGLLFADGPTVAGILYGACIGVLTIAYERGVFLAGYTERLRRLPTLAYFAAAEVSLVLVIVIGMALTGLCLWTLGIVDKPLTEAVTPKLSTIPFALAMSAIIVAVLRVRDLIGGETFVNLVLGRYHRPVREERVFLFLDLAGSTAYAERHGDLAAQELLTAVFSAIAEPVRRYCGQVDDYIGDQVIVSWPLARGVVQARCVACVFAIRQALDADRERWLARFGLVPELRAALHGGSVVTAEVGVDRHKIAYFGDVMNATARLEGLCRETRRDVLISEAVLARLPRLPEGIAAEALGAYQLRGRSETMIVHALADGRKPRIVGAPAAADADRRVVGLRRSARPRAVVSRSVGLGH, encoded by the coding sequence ATGTCGTACGGCGCCGCAACCTTCTGGATCATCATCGCCGCTGTCAGCGCCTCGTTCGGCGCCCTGCACGGCCTCCTGTTCGCCGACGGCCCGACGGTCGCGGGCATCCTCTACGGGGCCTGCATCGGCGTCCTCACCATCGCGTATGAGCGCGGCGTCTTCCTCGCCGGCTACACCGAGCGCCTGCGCCGGCTGCCCACACTGGCCTATTTCGCGGCCGCCGAGGTCAGCCTTGTGCTCGTCATCGTCATCGGCATGGCGCTGACCGGCCTGTGTCTCTGGACGCTCGGCATCGTCGACAAGCCCCTGACGGAAGCCGTCACGCCGAAGCTCTCCACCATTCCCTTCGCGCTGGCGATGTCGGCGATCATCGTCGCGGTCCTGCGCGTGCGCGACCTGATCGGCGGCGAGACCTTCGTGAACCTCGTCCTCGGGCGCTACCATCGCCCGGTCCGGGAGGAGCGCGTCTTCCTGTTCCTCGATCTCGCCGGCTCGACGGCTTACGCGGAACGACACGGCGACCTTGCCGCCCAGGAGCTGCTGACGGCGGTGTTCTCGGCAATCGCCGAGCCGGTGCGCCGGTATTGCGGTCAGGTCGACGACTATATCGGCGATCAGGTGATCGTTTCCTGGCCGCTCGCGCGCGGCGTCGTGCAGGCGCGGTGCGTCGCCTGCGTCTTCGCGATCCGTCAAGCCCTCGACGCCGACCGGGAGCGCTGGCTCGCGCGCTTCGGCCTGGTGCCCGAGTTGCGCGCGGCCCTGCACGGCGGCAGCGTGGTGACGGCGGAGGTCGGCGTCGACCGGCACAAGATCGCGTATTTCGGCGACGTCATGAACGCGACCGCCCGGCTCGAGGGTTTGTGCCGGGAAACCCGACGCGACGTGCTGATCTCGGAGGCGGTTCTCGCCCGGCTGCCGCGGCTCCCCGAGGGCATCGCGGCGGAAGCGCTCGGCGCGTATCAGTTGCGAGGGCGGAGCGAGACGATGATCGTGCATGCGCTCGCGGACGGGCGCAAGCCGCGCATCGTCGGTGCGCCTGCGGCGGCCGACGCCGACCGCCGGGTGGTGGGCCTCCGCCGCTCCGCGCGGCCGAGGGCCGTCGTTTCCCGATCGGTCGGCCTCGGCCACTAA
- a CDS encoding ribbon-helix-helix domain-containing protein — MAAQIRAAVEAGEYATTSEAVRDAVRLWSDRRQTRANDLERMQQAWDAGKASGSAGEADFKALRQEARQRLAELHDDCDR; from the coding sequence ATGGCGGCGCAGATCCGCGCCGCCGTCGAGGCGGGAGAATATGCGACGACGAGCGAGGCGGTTCGCGATGCCGTCCGGCTGTGGTCGGACCGCCGGCAGACCCGCGCCAACGATCTTGAGCGGATGCAACAGGCCTGGGATGCAGGCAAGGCCAGTGGATCGGCCGGAGAGGCCGATTTCAAGGCGTTGAGACAAGAAGCCCGTCAGCGCCTCGCCGAACTGCACGACGATTGTGATCGCTAG
- a CDS encoding type II toxin-antitoxin system RelE/ParE family toxin, with amino-acid sequence MAIGIHNPDAAERLYDRLEQRAETLRQHPKMGPRRPDIRPTARVLVEPPYLILYEITPDTDDDPVDAIQIVAVLDGRKDLSLGI; translated from the coding sequence TTGGCGATCGGCATTCATAATCCGGACGCGGCCGAGCGCCTCTACGATCGCCTCGAGCAGCGAGCCGAGACGCTGCGACAGCATCCCAAGATGGGGCCGAGGCGCCCTGATATCCGACCAACGGCACGCGTTCTCGTGGAGCCGCCCTACCTTATCCTCTACGAAATCACGCCGGATACGGACGACGACCCCGTCGATGCCATTCAGATCGTCGCCGTTCTGGACGGTCGTAAGGACTTGAGCCTGGGGATCTGA
- a CDS encoding pseudouridine synthase — protein MSAKAKVASVRLDRLLANLGYGSRREIQMLARAGKVVLDGAPLRDADQRIALDPDLPARLTVSGKNLDPLPGVALMLHKPLGVTCSHKEAGALVYSLLPPRWRRREPPLSTVGRLDKETSGLLLLTDDGALLHRIISPKASVSKRYQVTLDRPLRGDEGAIFSSGTLMLEGEEKPLLPVILEVHGPTSAAVTLTEGRYHQVRRMFAAVGNHVTVLHRDRVGALDLPADLEPGQCRVMGEGDVTRVFA, from the coding sequence ATGAGCGCGAAGGCGAAGGTGGCGTCGGTCCGGCTCGACCGGCTGCTCGCCAATCTCGGCTACGGCTCGCGCCGCGAGATCCAGATGCTCGCCCGGGCCGGCAAGGTGGTGCTCGACGGCGCGCCCTTGCGCGACGCCGACCAGCGCATCGCCCTCGACCCGGACCTGCCGGCCCGCCTCACCGTCAGCGGCAAGAACCTCGACCCGCTGCCGGGCGTGGCGCTGATGCTGCACAAGCCCCTCGGCGTGACCTGCTCGCACAAGGAGGCCGGCGCGCTGGTCTACAGCCTGCTGCCGCCACGCTGGCGCCGCCGCGAGCCGCCGCTCTCCACCGTCGGCCGCCTCGACAAGGAGACCTCGGGGCTCCTGCTGCTGACCGACGACGGCGCGCTCTTGCACCGGATCATCTCGCCGAAGGCGAGTGTGTCGAAGCGCTACCAGGTGACGCTCGACCGCCCGTTGCGCGGCGACGAGGGCGCGATCTTCTCCTCCGGCACGCTGATGCTGGAGGGCGAGGAGAAGCCGCTGCTGCCGGTGATCCTGGAGGTCCATGGCCCGACGAGCGCCGCCGTCACCCTGACGGAAGGCCGCTACCACCAGGTCCGGCGGATGTTCGCGGCGGTCGGCAACCACGTCACGGTCCTGCACCGGGATCGGGTCGGGGCGCTCGACCTGCCGGCGGACCTGGAACCCGGGCAGTGCCGGGTGATGGGGGAGGGGGATGTGACGCGGGTGTTCGCGTAG